A window of Leishmania major strain Friedlin complete genome, chromosome 27 genomic DNA:
CGGCACTggcaggggagaggagggagggggagagggggctgcCCGGACTCGCACCGCGTACGGTGTGGGGCGTACTGGGCGCTGAGGTACCACGCTGAGTGAGGGGTGTCCCTCTGGTCAGCAGGTCCTGCATACGGATAGATTAGAAAAACGACACGTAGGGATGTAGGCTCGCAGACGCCcacgtgtgcacacacacacacacacatcctcCTTCAGAGAATTGCTCGCCACCAGAGAAAGAGGGCAAGTGGTGATCGTCAGCgatcgacgaggcgcaggaggaggaaacaGCAGCTGAGCGCCCCGCGGTAACCTCACACTCTTCACTGAGACTTTAGCAAAATCGCAGTGTTGTGCTCGATAACAACGGCTGAAAAAGGCTTCCCACTCAACACGCAGAAGAAGTTCCGCGGGGCGACCATCAAAGGTCCTGCGTGATACCGGCCGGCGTCAGGGGCCCGCAAGCGATTCACGGGGCGATGAACGGAGAGCCGCATCGTCTCCACGTCCAGGAAGACAAGCGCACCACTCTCCAGCAGCAACACAATAGTCCACGAAAACGAGCGGACGAAGTGAAGTTCTCGGACGGGGATGTCCTCCGTACAGTAGGTCTGCATGGTGGGAGTCAGCGTCACGGTGAGGGGCGCCTCACCACGGTGGCGCTTCGGCTCCTGCGCACTAGCGCTGGCGCTATGTCGGACCGTGACGTAAAAGGAAGCGGCGACATTGTGGTCGagcacgacggcgacgaggccaGAAGAGGCGCCATCAGACGCCTCCGCGGCACCCGGCCGGGTAACTGTAGCGTTTGTCACTGCATCTGAGGTGCAGTGGCGCAGTAGGCGACACTCACCAACTACCTGCATTCCAGCCGCTTGCAAGAACTGGAGGGCGCTGTTGGACCAAACGCACACAAGTGTGTCCGCCGACCACCACCCGCAATAGCACAACTCCACGGGGGCGCCGGGGCGCGAGTCTCCACCGGCAGACGGAGGAGCGAGAGTGTGCCAGTCGTCCTCGCTCGCGTACTTACTCTGCAGGGTGACTGTCTCGTCCGGAGATGAGAGAACAGCGGCGCAGTAGCGGATCGACGATGCACCTGGTGCCGCCGAGGACTCCTGCTCAATGCAGAGTAGTGCCAGGATGCCACTGCCTTTGGAATTAAAGTGAACGGATGAGTGTAGCACCGCAccggctgccaccgccgggAACGGCTTCACCTTCGCCATGTCACTGCGCGACACTTTCTTTCGCTCCAGCACAGTCGACATATCCATTGGGCACACACCTACGACGTTGTCGAGCGTCATGCACAACAGCGTCTGCGCAGCGGCCGGATTGGTACCGGCTGAAACGGTGTGCGTTGCCACAGCGACGAGTTGCTGCGAAGCAGCAGACTCACGTCCAGATCCCTGTCCTTGTCCTCCACGATCAGTGTCACGCTGCGATCTACGGGAATCGCGATCGACCTCGAAGAGGTAAATCTTGGACAGGTTTGACGTGTTCAGGAGGCACACACTTCCGTTGCTAAGTCCGCAGCAGAGATAGGACGGCTGGGCAGCCGATGCACCCATGATCCACGTGCAGTCAGACACAAAGACGGAGCTCGACGTAGAGGACGAGGTCACTTGCCGCTCCACTTCGCCTTTCACGTAGCGCGTGATAGACTTCTCCGTC
This region includes:
- a CDS encoding conserved hypothetical protein (previous protein_id=AAZ09763.1) is translated as MQDQWKIDVESEDHRSRRDMTEKSITRYVKGEVERQVTSSSTSSSVFVSDCTWIMGASAAQPSYLCCGLSNGSVCLLNTSNLSKIYLFEVDRDSRRSQRDTDRGGQGQGSGRESAASQQLVAVATHTVSAGTNPAAAQTLLCMTLDNVVGVCPMDMSTVLERKKVSRSDMAKVKPFPAVAAGAVLHSSVHFNSKGSGILALLCIEQESSAAPGASSIRYCAAVLSSPDETVTLQSKYASEDDWHTLAPPSAGGDSRPGAPVELCYCGWWSADTLVCVWSNSALQFLQAAGMQVVGECRLLRHCTSDAVTNATVTRPGAAEASDGASSGLVAVVLDHNVAASFYVTVRHSASASAQEPKRHRGEAPLTVTLTPTMQTYCTEDIPVRELHFVRSFSWTIVLLLESGALVFLDVETMRLSVHRPVNRLRAPDAGRYHAGPLMVAPRNFFCVLSGKPFSAVVIEHNTAILLKSQ